GTGCGTGTAGATACCACACAGCAGATTCCCCGCGTTGGCCCTAACCGGCTTTTTCACTACGACCTTTGCCTTGGCATAGGTATTATTGCCGGCCCCGAACAGAACGGAGCCGCTATTAACTGGTGGTCAAGCTCCGTTTCGTTTTCGGCAAGAGGCAAATTAAAACTCTGGTCGTGGGAGTCACTTGTTCTTGACCTGGGCTATCGTTACGACCGTTACAGCCTTAATCAGAAAAAAGCAAAACGTTTACCGGTTGATCCCCTGGCGCATCAGCGCGAAAGGATTTCAGTAAGCAATGTTTCAGCGGCCTTCTGCAACCGCATCAGTCTTGGACGGCATGGCAATGTACAGGGAAGGTTTATTGATGCGGGCGTGTATGCCGACTGGGCGTTCCGTGGCAGCAATGTGTATCTCGATCAGTTTTTTGATTCGAATTCACCTGCGGGAAGAGCACGTATTAAAACCAAACTCACCCGCCTGAATTATATTGAGCCGGTCAATTACGGGCTCGTGTTTCGAGTGGGCAGCGATAATGCCGCAATGTTCGGGCAGTGGCGTCTCAATGAACTCATCAAAGACAGTGCTGACCGCAACTATCCCGATTTGCCACAACTCATCTTCGGGGTGCAGCTTACCGGCTGGCTTTCGGGAAAATACTAAAGCCTGATTAAAAGTGCTTATTTTTCGATGTAATTCTCCATCGAAATCTTATCTTAACCTTCCAATAAACAAAACCGGCTTCCTTCCAGGAAACCGATATAAATTGATCGTATGGAAGTAACCCGCGTATTTGAACTTCTTGAAAACTATCAGTCGTTAGTAAGCGACAAACCCGATGCGCTTGCCGGCAAGGTGAATGGGCAATGGGTAAAGTACAGTCTGAAAGATTTCGTCAGACTCTCGTATGAACTTGCGGCGGGTCTTATCGAAGCCGGCATAAAGCCTGGCGATAGAATCGGCCTCATTTCCAATAACCGGCCGGAGTGGAACATCAGCGATTTCGGTGCACAACTTGCCGGTGCGGTTTCAGTTCCGGTTTATCCGACAGTTTCTGATAGTGATTTGAAATTTATTTTCAACGACTCGGGAGTTTCCATGGTATTGCTTTCCTCACAGGATCTGGTAGAGAAAGTAAAAGCAGCCACTACTGATTTGCCGGGCTTTAAAGGCATTTACAGTTTCGAAAAAACAGAAGGTGTTCCGCACTGGTCGGAACTCACAAACGCAGGTGCCAAAACACCGCATAAAGAGACAATCGAGCAGATCAAGAAAAATACCCAAACAGATGATTTGCTCACATTACTTTACACTTCGGGCACCACCGGTACACCCAAAGGTGTAATGCTTACACACCGCAACTTATCGAGTAACTTCACAACACTTTGCAACCTTCCTCCGGTTGATTCATCGTGCCGTGCGCTGAGCTTCCTTCCACTCAATCATTCCTACGAACGCATTATTGTGTACGTCTATATACTCAAGGGTGTATCTATTTATTATGCCGAAAGTCTGGAAACAATCGGCGACAATATGCGCGAGATAAAACCGCATATTTTCAGTTGTGTACCTCGTTTACTTGAAAAAGTATATGACCGTATTGTGAATAAAGGCGCCGAGCTGACCGGCATTAAACGAAAGCTGTTTTTCTGGGCCATTTCACTGGGCGAGAAATACGACAACCGTGAAGGCGTAAACAGCTGGTTTTACAAACGCCAGCTGGCACTTGCCTCCAAACTTATTTTCAGCAAATGGCGTGAGGCACTGGGCGGCAATGTACGTGGCGCCATTTCGGGTGGTGCGGCACTTAATCCGAGGCTTGCACGTATTTTCTGGGCCGCCGGTATTCCGGTACTCGAAGGTTACGGCCTAACCGAAACATCACCTGTAATTGCGGTAAACAATTTCGAACCCAACAGCGTGCGCTTTGGCACAGTTGGCCCTGTTATTAATGGCGTGGAAGTAAAAATTGCCGAAGACGGCGAAATTCTATGCAAAGGGCCCAACGTAATGAAAGGCTACTACAACCGGCCCGATGCTACCGCCGAAGTAATTGACAGCGAAGGCTGGTTCCATACCGGCGATATCGGCCATCTTGAAGAAGGGCGCTTCCTGAAAATTACCGACCGGAAAAAAGAAATTTTCAAAACTTCGGGTGGAAAATACATTGCCCCGCAGGCACTCGAAAACCGCCTCAAAACATCGCGCTTCATTGAGCAGTCGATGGTAATTGGTGAAAACCGCAAGTACCCGGCCGCTCTTGTGGTGCCCGCATTCGCATTTCTGCGCGACTGGGCAGCACGCAAGAACATTAAACTGCCCGAAGAAAATGCGGCTATTATTGAAATGCCCGAAGTGCGCAACCGCCTCGATGCCGAAGTGGACGCACTGAACAAGGAGCTTGCACAATACGAGCGTATTAAACGCATTATTCTGCTGCCCGCAGAGTGGAGCGTAGCCGGTGGCGAACTCACGCCAAAACTCAGTTTACGCCGTAAAATCATATACAAAGCCAACGAGGATAAAATTGAAAAACTCTACGGCAGCGATAATGATTAATAAGAAGTCCGGCACCTGACAAAGAGCCGGACTTTCATTTTAAAACAACGTGGGCTGCTGCTCGTTGAGAAAGCGGCAGGGACTGAGCTGAATACCGGGCAAGGCATTCAGCTGCTCAGCGGCATACTTCACCAAATGCGGCATTTGCGCATGCGTGGGGCTATGTACAAAAAAGTAAAATGTTTCGAGCCCCTGCTGCTGCCATGCGGCAAGCTGAGAAGCCCACTGCTGCATGCGCGGATAATCGGTAGGATGTAAATCGTTTGCTGTAAAACGGATAAATGCAGTAGTAGTTGTAAGGCGCTGATGCAATACGTCGCGCCTTCCGGCTGTATCGGTAATAACCACGGTTACTTGCAATTCTTCAAGCAAACTGCATACTTCATCAAACGCATTCCCTCTAAACCAGTTTTCCTCCCTGAATTCCACAGCAAGTGGAATTTCGCGCGGGAAATTTTCGAGGTATTCGCGCAAGAGCGAAAAACGCTGCGGACCAAAATGTGGAGGAAGCTGCAGAAATGCAGTCCCGAGTTTGCGGCCAAATTCCATTGCGGCCAGACAAAAAGTTTCTGTTAAAGCCTCACACGCAAGCAGCTGACGGGTATGGCTTATTTCCTGCGGAATTTTTGGACAAAAACGGAATGTATCGGGCACAGCTTCAGACCAGTTACGCACCGTTTGCGGGGCAGGGATACGGTAATACGTACTGTTTAAT
The window above is part of the Bacteroidota bacterium genome. Proteins encoded here:
- a CDS encoding long-chain fatty acid--CoA ligase translates to MEVTRVFELLENYQSLVSDKPDALAGKVNGQWVKYSLKDFVRLSYELAAGLIEAGIKPGDRIGLISNNRPEWNISDFGAQLAGAVSVPVYPTVSDSDLKFIFNDSGVSMVLLSSQDLVEKVKAATTDLPGFKGIYSFEKTEGVPHWSELTNAGAKTPHKETIEQIKKNTQTDDLLTLLYTSGTTGTPKGVMLTHRNLSSNFTTLCNLPPVDSSCRALSFLPLNHSYERIIVYVYILKGVSIYYAESLETIGDNMREIKPHIFSCVPRLLEKVYDRIVNKGAELTGIKRKLFFWAISLGEKYDNREGVNSWFYKRQLALASKLIFSKWREALGGNVRGAISGGAALNPRLARIFWAAGIPVLEGYGLTETSPVIAVNNFEPNSVRFGTVGPVINGVEVKIAEDGEILCKGPNVMKGYYNRPDATAEVIDSEGWFHTGDIGHLEEGRFLKITDRKKEIFKTSGGKYIAPQALENRLKTSRFIEQSMVIGENRKYPAALVVPAFAFLRDWAARKNIKLPEENAAIIEMPEVRNRLDAEVDALNKELAQYERIKRIILLPAEWSVAGGELTPKLSLRRKIIYKANEDKIEKLYGSDND
- a CDS encoding DUF72 domain-containing protein; amino-acid sequence: MDFGRLSDLSQVNFSLPPDEAHNAVLLNSKSSFHQLEAWLGCPVWGEKNWTGMIYPANAKEKDFLKFYGTQFNSIELNSTYYRIPAPQTVRNWSEAVPDTFRFCPKIPQEISHTRQLLACEALTETFCLAAMEFGRKLGTAFLQLPPHFGPQRFSLLREYLENFPREIPLAVEFREENWFRGNAFDEVCSLLEELQVTVVITDTAGRRDVLHQRLTTTTAFIRFTANDLHPTDYPRMQQWASQLAAWQQQGLETFYFFVHSPTHAQMPHLVKYAAEQLNALPGIQLSPCRFLNEQQPTLF